The Pedococcus dokdonensis region GCTTCGGAGTTCAGCCTCTTTCGACCCCTTAGTGTTGAATGCTTACACCGAGGAGATCATGGCGGCACTCGACGGCGGCGGGCAGATCTCCGCTCCGTCCGACACCCCATTCGCTATTGGACTTGAGAGTCCCGACGATGAACGGCGTGATGTGGAGGCGGCCGATCAAGGCGAGAAGGCTGCCAGGCTCCTAGCGGCCATGGGCTTATTGGAACTGGCGGGAGATCCCCACGGTCTGCCTCGTGACCGCGTCGTGTCACTGGTCTTCAGTGGAGGAGAGGCGTCACTTGAGGGCGGTTCTCTGCGGTCCATCTCGCAACTCGATCTCCCTCCGAAGCTGCAGGATTTCGCGGAGCGGTGGGTGCGCGATGAGGTGAACATGTTCGCGGACCACTGACGGCTTCTGCCAATCGCCGTCGCCGATGCGTCATAGCCCCGTGCGGGAAATTGTCGTCGCCTACTCGACTAGCCGAGGCCCCGGGTGTGCCTGGTCGGCCCAGAACGAAACGCGCTTCGTGTCCCCACTGTGGCCGGGCGAACGGGTCTCCGGCCGGGCGACATCAGGAGCGGGGCGGCAATCGAGTCTGCGACGACCTGGCCGTGGCCCCATGTGTGGACACAACCCACAGCAGGGTCATGGCCGTCTCATGATTGGCCACTCGTTCGCGGGAAACGGAATCCCCCAACTGACTTGCAACGGCACGCGATGGTTCCCCTCGCGAACCTCGCTTACGGCTCGCGCGATGCGCCCGGACCTTGGCCGGCGGGATGCCTTTGCTCGATATGTTGTTGTTCGCCGTGCGTGCTTCGTCGTCCGTTCACGGGCTGAGCTTGCCGTCCATTCTTTACGGGTCTGGCTCGCGCACACGACAAAAGGTCGCGGTGGGCTCTGAACCCCGGTCACTGTGGTCGAGCGGGGCCGGTCTTTCCGCCGCTACTGCTCTTGGCGCGTTCCCGCTGTGAAGGGTTGCCGGTGACGGGCGGAGGTCCCACTCTGGTGGCAGTCCTGGACCTCGACGTCCTCGACGTCCGGTCGCAGTGAGGGAGGCACTCATGACCACTACGGAGACGACCTCGCACGTCCCCACCGCCGAGGACGAGCGGCGCCGGGCCAGGGCAGAGATCGAGGAGCTCAGCCACGCGGCATACGACGTCGCGGCGGCGCCGCCCACCACAGCCGGGCCACCCACGGAGTGCGACGTGATCATGAAGGGTGGGATCACGTCGGGGGTGGTCTACCCGCTGACCATCTGCCGGCTGGCGACGAAGTACCGGCTCAAGAGCATCGGGGGCACGTCGGCGGGGGCGATCGCGGCGGTGGTCGCAGCCGCCGCGGAGTACCGCCGCCAGCACGACTCCGAAGCGCCGGCCGAGGGCTACCAGGCACTGGCGGTGCTGCCGCTCGACGTGTCGAAGCGTCTGGCCACCCTGTTCCAGCCGCACCCCGAGACCGAGCCCATCTTCGGGGTGCTGCTCGCGGCGCTCGGCCCCGGCAAGGTGCGGGCCGCAGTGGTCGCGCTGGTCAGGGAGCGGCTCTGGTGGTTCCTGGGCGGGCTGCTCCTCGTGCTCGTGGTGGCGGCGCCGGCGTTGCTGCTCAACGGAATCCCGGGCGACGAGGGTTGGGGGCGGTTCACCCTCGCGCTGATCCTGCCTGTCCTGCTGGGGCTGGTCGTCGGCGTCGTGGCCGCGCTCGTCGGCTTCGCCCTCAAGGCGGTGAAGGTCCTTCCCCGTCACGACTTCGGCCTCACCGACGGCGCCACGCACTCGGGCAACGCCGACGAGCCGGCCCTCACCGAGTGGCTCAACCGCACGGTCAACGACGTGGCGGGGCTCCCCAAGGGCCGGTGCCTGACCCTGGGCGACCTGTGGGGCTCGGCCGGGCTGGCAGCGTGGCAGGCGTATGCCGCCGCGACACCGACCACACAGCGCCCCATCGGTGAGGTGCGCCGCAAGCGGGCCATCGACCTCGAGACGATGACGACGAACCTCACCATCCGTCGACCGTTCCGGATGCCGTTCCGCCAGCAGGTCTTCCTGTTCGACCGCGACGAGATGCTCGGCCTCTTCCCGCGCGACGTCGTCGACACGATGGTGGCCGGCCTGCCGCCATCGACGCACCTGCACCCGAAGACCAAGCAGCCGCTCTTCTACTTCCCCGGACCGGGTGCTCCGGAGAAGGGCGAGCGCAGGCCCGGTCCGGAGGCGCTGCCACTCGTGGTGATGGCGCGGATGAGCCTCAGCTTCCCCGGCCTGATCGCCGCCGTGCCGCTGTATGCCGTGGACTACAACGGCGACCAGTCGGTGGTGCGACACCTCTTCTCCGACGGCGGCATCAGCAGCAACTTCCCGATGCACTTCTTCGACTCGCTCCTGCCCACCCGCCCGACCTTCGGCATCAACCTGGCTTCACCGCACCCGCAGCACCCCGAGATGACCTGGCTGTCCGCGGCGGCCGAGGGCGGCGTCATACCTCGCGCGCAGCCGTTCACCACGGTGCCGGGCTTCGTGCAGGCCCTGCGCGACAGCGTGCAGAACTGGTCGGACAACACCCAGGTCACCCAACGCGGGTATGCCGAGCGCGTCGTCGAGATCCGGCTGCGCAAGGGCGAGGGCGGCTTCAACCTGGAGATGCCCGACGACGTGATCATGGCCCTCGCGGGTCGCGGCGCCGAGGCGGGCGAGAAGCTGCTCGGCTTCCAGTGGGACCCGCACCGGGTGATCCGCTACCGCAACGCCATGACGCGTCTCTCCGAGGTGCTGGAGGGTTTCGAGGTGGCGTGGGACGCGCGCGACTACGGCGGCCTGGTGGAGGACTACCCGACCAGCGGCGCGCCCGGCACCTCGTACATGGACGGCAAGGCCTGGCGGGAGAAGGACCTCGCCGCCACCAAGGCACTGCTCGACCTCGTCGAGGAGTGGGAGCAGGCGGACTGGCCGTCGCTGCGCCAGGACCGGCCCTCCCCCGCTCCGGCGATCAGGATGGCGCCGGAGTAGGGAACGACGACCACTGCCCAACCTGCACTGACCGTGCCGGCCGGTCTTGACACGAGCTCCGAGCAGGCGCATTCTCCTAACCATGTTAGGCGCACCTACCCGCGATAGGGTCGCGGAACGTCGTCAGGCGACCCGGGCCGAGATCCTCGCCGCCGCCTGGGACGTGGCGCACGAGAAGGGCATCGCTGCTCTGACCCTGAAGGATGTCGCCGACCGCGTCGGGATGCGTGCGCCTTCGCTCTACTCCCACTTCGCCTCGAAGAACGCGATCTACGACGCCATGTTCGGTCAGGCGTGGCAGGGATGTCTCGACGCCATGCAGGCGGTCGCTGACGCAGGTCTCCCGAAGGATCCGCGGAAAGCGCTGACGGTGATGGGTCGCGCCTACTTCGACTACGCCGTCGCCGACCAGTCCCGCAACCAGCTGATGAACGTGCGGATCAGCGCGGACTTCCAGCCGAGCGAGGAGGCCTACCTGCCGTCGCTCGCAGTGTGGGAGCTGGCCCAGGAGAACTTCGCCAGGATCGGGCTGTCCGCCGAGGACGACCTCGACCTCTTCTCCGCGGTCGTCGGCGGACTCGTCGACGCACAGCTGGCCAACGACCCGGGGGGCGACCGTTACGCGCGGCAGCTCGACCGCGCCCTCGGCATGCTCGCCGACCACTTCGGACTCTGAGGAAGCGACATGGCCACGACCACCGCACGCAAGGAGGCCGTCCACGACAGCCGGTTCGACCACGACACCGCCATCAGGCTTGCGGCCGAGGAGTACTCCCGGTTCGCCCGCGTCCTCGACGATCTGGACGACGACGACTGGCGGGCACCCACCAGCTGTCCGGGCTGGACGGTCCGAGACATGGTGGGGCACACGCTCGGGATGGCCGAGCTCGCCGCGTCGCTGCCCGAGATGGCGCGCCAGATGCTTCTCGCCACCCGCGCAGCGAAGCGCTCCGGGCGCCCACAGATCGACGAGCTCACCGACCTCCAGGTGCGCAAGCACCAGCAGCTGAGCGTGCCGGATCTCGTTGCAGCCGTTCACCGGATCGGGTCCGAGGCAGCCGCGGGGCGTCGCCGTCGCCCGGCGTTCCTGCGGTCGAGGACGATCGTCGACCAGGGTCCTGACGGCGCGAGCCCGGAGTCCTGGACCGTCGGTTTCTTGACCGACACGATCCTGACCCGCGACCCCTGGATGCACCGCAGTGACATCGCCCAGGCGCTGGAACGTCCGATGGAGCTCACCCCCGACCACGACGGCATACTCGTCGCCGACGTCGTCACCGAGTGGGCTGTGCGGCACGGGCAGCCCTTCGACCTCACCCTGACCGGGCCGGTTGGCGGCCGGTGGTCGTCCGGGACCACCGGCGAGTCGATCACGATGGATGCCGAGCTGTTCTGCCGGACGTTGTCCGGGCGAACCCCCGGCACCGGGCTGATGGCGACCTTCGTGCCGTTCTGAGCCGCGTAGCCAAGCCTTGTCCCGCCAGTCCCTCGCGAGGAGTCTGGGTGCATGAAGCCGATCGAGTTCGAGATCACGCGCGAGGTCCGTGCCCCGATCGAGGAGGTCTTCGCCCGACTCGTCGACATCGAGGGCCACAACGACTGGATGGCCCATCGCGGCAGCATGCTCAAACGCACCCGGCAGACCTCGCCGGGAGAAGCCGGAGTCGGCACGACCTATGTCGACCAGACGCGGCAGGGTGCGATGCCGGGCGAGATCGCGGTGCTGGAGCGCCCCTACGAGATCGTCTACCACTGGTGGCAGAAGTCCCGAGCGGGGAAGGTCAAGTTCGAGGGTTGGCCGAGCTACAACCTGGAGTCCAGCACCGACGGTGGGACGGTGGTCCGCCACCACGCCAAGATGTTGGCGTATGGCGTGTGGGGGCTGGGCGCACCGATGTTTCGTCGCATGGCGCTCAAGGAACGCACCACGACCCTCGAGGCCCTCAAGGCGTCCTTCGAGCAGGAATCACGCTGATCGAGTGAGTGACTGAGACCTAGCGCGCCGATGTGCCGGGCCCAGCCTTGCGTTGGCCAGTCGTGAGGACGCGGCCGAGCAGGGCCCCGCCCAGCGTTCCCAGGGCAAGGAGGGGAAGTCCGAGGTAGATCGCGCTGTCGCTCCACTCGTACCAGTCGCCCGAGATGACTGCTGGCAGGAGCACCAGAAGAGCTGCCGCGACCACCCCCAGGGCGAAGCCGCCGACAAGGCACTTGACCAGCGCTCCACTGCCTCGCTCCGCCTGAGCTCCGCCGTCCATGCCGTCTCCTTCGCCACCGGTTGGGCCCGAGTGCCATCATCCAACCTTCTCGATCTGGTAGCCCACTGCGGCCATGGACTCGCCGGCGGGCACGATGACGACGACGGAGTTGTGAGCGGGCTGATCAAGCTGCACTTCCACGGCGTCGGTCATCGTCGCCGCGGTGCAAGCATCCAGCTGCCGGATGTTCGAACGACCGCCGAGCGAGAGGTGTGCGACCAGTACGCCTTCGCCGGCGCACCGGACCACAAGTCGATACTTCCCCGGCGTCCAAGTTCCGGCGTCCTCGTCGCGGATGATCATTGTCTGGACGCCATGCTGACGCTGGACGACCGTCGGCCGCGCCGGCACACTCACGACCGCGCCAGGATCCTTCACCTGATTGACGTCTGCCAGCAGGGCATCCATCCGAGCGACGAAGTTGGCGGACCCACCGGCCTGCGCGGAGGACGCAGACGCGGGTGAAGCCCGGGAGATGTCGCCATCGGCGTCGGTACAGCCGGCAAGCACGACGGTCACGAAGGTCACGACGAGCCCAAGCGCGAGCCTTTCCGTAAAGGTCCGAAAGCCGACCCGCCGCAGCGAAGGGATCACGCTGCGGTCTCCCAGTAGTAGTACCCCCACACGTTGGCACTGGGCATCTTGGTGACCGTGCCCGTATAGCTGGACGTCACTGCACACGCAGAGTTCACGTAATACTTCTTCACGCCCATTCGGTAACCCCAGTTGCCGAACTGAACGTGTCCGTACCTGGTGTTCGACGAGATCTTGCGCGAGTACCCAATAGTCTCGGATCGGGAACTCGACGCCGATGCGTCGATGCCGAAGGTGGCCTCCGCTTCGGCCACGATCGCCGAGTACGAAACCGAAACCCCCATCGAGACACTGATGGTTGCCGTCTGCGTACTCTCCCGGCTAGCCGAGACGGTGCCCCCCGGCCCATGCTTCCAGTGCACTCCTGTGGGGATGCGCCAGTTGTCCGTCCTGGAGTATGTCTTGTAGTTCCAGCCGTACTCCGCGCAGCGCTGGGTGCCGCCGCCGTCAGAGGCTGATGCCGATGTGGCGCCCACCAACAGCACCAAGCCAGCCGCCGCAACGCCAGCGCCGATTCGCTTGAGGTTCGCATAGCGCATGTGATGACCCCTCCCGCCCCTGAGGCCATCTGCGCCCTATGTGCAGTCCCGTCGACCAAGTGGCAGAAGCATCTTTCGCTCTATTGAAATTGCCCGTCAATGACTAATTTTCTAGTCATCTAGCGTCACGTCGAGTCACGCCGAGTCACCGGCAGTCACGCGGCAGTGCCCAGCCCCTGAGACAGGCCTGGGCATTGCCGAGCGCATAGTGTCCACCCGAGCTGGGAGCGGTCACCTCGAGTGCGGGCTACTAACCGAGCCCCAGGTTGAACCGGTCTGGTCACAGAACTCGCTGGCTAGGCAGCCTTCGGCCAGGTCGCTGCCATCCGCAGGATGAGGACGAGCAGGCCGACCTCCAGGACGACGCCCAGACCGTAGTAGAACGGCCACGTCCCGCCCGCCAGGTTGAACGCGGCATACGGGATCTGCACCGAGGCCACAACGAGGTTCGTGAGGCGAGATGCCCGCGCAGGCAACGTGGTCGACAGCACGATCATGAAGGTCGGGATCGCCATGAGGGCGATGATGGTCGTCAACAGGGTCTGGGTGGCATCGAACTCCCACACCTTGCCGTCGAGGATGGTGTCGACGACGCCGGGCTTGAAGAAGGCGATGATGTCGACGTACGCGTACAGGAACATGACGCTCGTCCAGGCTGCCGCGAGCTTGACCCTCACCGGGAGGCGCGGGTCGTCCAGGGTGCGGGCGGCGGAATCGCCCGCGGCCGTCGTGCGGGCGGAATCGCCCGCGGCAGTCATGCGGGCGGCGGCGGTGCGGGCGGTGCTGGTGCTGGTGTGACTCATCGTGGGCTCCAAGGGATTGAAAGGGATCGTGGGCTCCACGGTCGCCGAGTCCAGAGGCACGCACATCAGCCCGCAGGCCACAGCCCACCCGGCCTGAAGAACGGTTCTCCAGTCGTTCTTTCGGCCAGTAGGCCCAGAGGAAGCCGATCCCTAGGCTGGAGCCGTGGTCGCTGTCCTGAGCTCGGTCTGGGAGGAGCCCAGGCCGCCCGACGCTCCGCCCATCGGTCGACTCGACCAGCTGCTGGCCGGCGGATTCGCTGTCGCAGCACTGGTGGAGGGCATCGTCCGGCCGGGCTTGGACTGGCGACCCCTGGTCACGGTGCTCGCCCTCGTGCTGGTGCCCGCGCTGTCGTGGCGTCGACAGCGTCCCCTGACAGCCGCCGCGCTCGGGTGGGGTGTCGCCGGGATACTCTCGGCACTCCAGCTCACGGCGAACACCGGTGACCTCGGCCTCTACTCCATGGCTGCCGTCCTGGTCCTCCTCTACTCGTTGGCGCGATGGGGGTCGGGCCGGGAGGTGGTCGCGGGCCTCGCGTTCGTGACGGTGGTCGTGGCGCTCGGGATGTATGCGGCATCCGCGGGCTGGGCCGAGCTGTTCGGCGGGGTCGTCCTCCTGCTGCTGGTCGTCGCCCTCGCGGCGGCGTTCCGCTACCGCGCTGACGTCTCGCGTCGCCGCCAGCGCGAGATCCGCAATGACGAGCGACTGTCGCTCGCCCGCGACCTGCACGACACCGTCGCCCACCACGTCTCCGCGATCGCCGTGCAGGCACAGGCCGGTGGAGTGGTCGCCGCCGCGCAGCCCGAGAGGGCCGCCGAGGTCCTCGCCGCGATCGAGATCGAGGCGTCGCGGACCCTGGCGGAGATGAGGTCGATGGTGCGGGTGCTGCGTGAGGAGGATGCCGTCGACTTCGCACCACAGCCGGGCGTGGCCGACCTTCCCGCGCTGGCGCGAGCCCACCCCTCTCCCACCGTGGAGGTGGTCGTGGACGGTTCACAGCACCCGTTGCCCGGACCCGTGGACGCCGCGATCTACCGGATTGCCCAGGAGTCGCTGACCAACGCCGTGCGCCACGCCCGGAGCGCGACCAGTGTCGCCATCGACGTATGCCGTGAGGCTGGCTCCGTGCGGCTGCGTGTCAGTGACGACGGACGGACCGAGCCGGGGCCTGGACCGGCGCGCGGGTTCGGCTTGCGGGGCATGGCCGAACGGGCCGAGCTCCTGGGTGGGTCCTTCTCCGCCGGACCGGGGCCCGACGGTGGCTGGGTGGTCGAGGCCGTCCTGCCCGTGGAAGCCTTGTCATGACCATTCGGGTCGTGGTGGCCGACGACCAGGACCTCGTGCGGACCGGGCTGGTGATGATCCTCGGCGCCCAACCCGACCTGGAGGTCGTCGGCGAGGCTGCCGACGGGCTCGAGGCGCTCGCCCTGGCAACCCGGCTGCGTCCCGACGTCCTCCTCGTCGACATCCGCATGCCGGGCCTCGACGGGGTCGAGGTGACCCGACGGCTGGCCGGGCCGGACGTGCCGGACCCGATGGCGGTCGTCGTCATCACCACCTTCGACCTCGACGAGTACGTCCTGGGTGCGCTGCGAGCTGGCGCGCGCGGCTTCCTGCTGAAGGACGCCGGGCCGGCTCTTCTCGTCCAGGCCATCCACGCAGCGGCCGAGGGAGACGCACTGATCGCCCCCAACGTCACCCGCCGGCTGCTCGCGACCTTCGCCGACCAGACACCGACCACGCCGGTCCAGCCCGTCGTCCCGCTGACCGAGCGCGAGGAGGAGGTTCTCGCGCTCGTCGCCCGGGGCAGGACCAACGCCGAGATCGCCACCGAGCTCTTCGTGGGCCTCAGCACGGTCAAGAGCCACGTCGCGTCCCTGATGGCCAAGCTCGGTGCCCGCAACCGCGTCGAGATCGCGATGTGGGCCTACGACACCAAGCGGGTCCGAGCTGGCTAGCCCCTACGCCTGGACGAGGGTGACGGGCATCGAGGAGTCGGCGGGGAGTCCGAGTTCGGAGGGAGTGCGTCCCTTCAGCACCATCTGGGCGCCGAGCGAGGCGACCATCGCACCGTTGTCGGTGCAGAGCCCGGGCCGCGGGACGCGCAGGGTGATGCCGGCGTCGTCGCAACGTTCCTGGGCCATCGCGCGGAGTCGGCTGTTCGCGGCGACGCCACCACCGATCTGCAGGTTGCTGACGCCGTGCTCCTTGCAGGCCAGGATCGCCTTGCGGGTCAACACATCCGTGACCGCCTCCTGGAACGACGCAGCCACGTCCGCGACCGGCACCGGCTCGCCCGACGCCTCGCGCGCCTGCACCCAGCGCGCCACCGCGGTCTTCAGACCGGAGAACGAGAAGTCGAACCGGTGGCGCTCCATGTCGCGCCCGGTGGTCAGCCCGCGCGGGAAGTCGATCGCCACCCGGTCCCCCTCACGCGCCATGCGGTCGATGTGCGGCCCCCCGGGGAACGGCAGCCCCAGCACTCGCGCCACCTTGTCGAACGCCTCCCCCGCCGCGTCGTCGATCGTCGACCCCAGCGACTGGATGTCGTGCGTGACGTCGGGCACCAGCAGCAGCGACGAGTGCCCACCCGACACCAGCATCGCCAGCGTCGGCTCCGGCAGCGGCCCGTGCTCGACGATGTCGACGGCGACGTGCGACGCCAGGTGGTTCACGCCATACAGCGGCTTGCCGAGGGCAACCGCCAGCGACTTCGCGGCGGCGACACCGACCATCAACGCGCCGGCCAAGCCCGGCCCGGACGTCACCGCGATCGCGTCGAGGTCGGAGAGCTTGACGCCGGCCTCGCGGGTCGCCCGCTCGATCGTCGGCACCATCGCCTCGAGGTGCGCACGGCTGGCCACCTCGGGCACAACGCCGCCAAAACGGGCGTGCTCGTCGACGCTGCTCGCGATCGCGTCGACCAGCAGCGTCTCGCCGCGCACGATCCCGACACCGGTCTCGTCGCACGACGTCTCGAGACCGAGCACGAGCGGCTGGTCCGCACTCATCGTCCCACCTCCTGGAGCTTCAACCGCATGATGATCGCGTCCACGTCACCTGGCTGGTAGTAGCGCTTGCGCACCGAGATCGTCTCGAAGCCCGTGCTGTCATAGAGCTTCCGCGCCGGACCGTTGTCCGCCCGCACCTCGAGCATGAGGTATGCCGCGTGGTCGGCGACCGCGCGCGCCACGAGCTCGTCGAGCAGCCGGCGACCCAGACCGTGGCCCTGCGCGTGCGGCGCGACGGCCATCGTCATGATGTCGGCGACCTCGCCGCCCAGGTCCACTCCCCCATAACCAGCGAGCTCGCCATCGGAAGACTCCACGACCACGTAGGAACGGCGCGGACGGGCCGCCAGCTCGGCCCAGACCGAGGCGGCTGTCCAAGCGTCGTCGGGGAACAGGGAGGTCTCCAGTGCGACGACTGCGTCGACGTCGGTCCACCGCAGGTCGCGCAGGGTCATCGTTGCGCTCATGACTTGGCCCGCTCGGCAGTCGTGAGGGCGTCGGGGCGACGCAGGTAGAGCGGCTCGACCGGCAGGGTCTCCCCTTGCGAGAGCCGTTGCACCGCAATGTGACCGAGCAAGCCGGCGGAGACGCCGACGACGCCCACCGGACGCGGGAAGAGGTTGGGATAGATCGTCGGCCCCTGGCCGGCCGTCGGGAGGGATCGCACGCCCTCGGGCAGGTCCGCAGGCCGGATCACGGCTGGTTCGGTGAGGCGCAGGGCCTGGTCCTCCTGGGGACGCGAGGGGTCGACGCGGTAGCGGGCCCAGTAGACCTCCTTGCGTCGCGCGTCGGTTGCCACGACGAACTCGCCTGACCCGACCTGTTCCACGGCCTGCTGCGCCAGCGCGTCGAGGCTGCACACGCCGTGGACGGGGATGCCGAGGGCGTGACCGAAGACGAGCCCGGTGACGATCCCGACCCGCAGCCCGGTGAACGGCCCCGGGCCGTTGCCGACCACCACGTCGGTGACGTCGGCCGGGGTCAGGCCCAGCCGAGAGAGCTGGGAGTGGATCAGTGGAGCGACCGTCTCGGTGTGTCCTCGCGGGTCGTCGGACCCGCCCAGCGCCCAGTCAGGCCCGGTCGAGACGGCGACCGAGACGAGGGTGGAGGTGTCGATGGACAGCACCACACGACTCATACCGGCACCTCCAGGGAAGTCAGGTCGACGCCGTCCCAGCGGCCGCCGTGGGACTGGACACGGGCCTGGCGCGTCGACTCCCCGGTGAGGGTCACCTCGAGCCGGTCGTCGGCGAGGTCCTCCGCGAGGCCGTGACCCCATTCGACGACGGTCACGGACTCCTCCAACGAGGTGTCGAGGTCGAGGTCGTCGAGCTCGGCGAACCCGCCCAGCCGGTAGGCGTCGACGTGCACGAGCGCTGGCCCGCCGGTCACCGACGGGTGCACCCGGGCGATGACGAACGTCGGCGAGGTGATCGGGCCGCGCACCCCGACCCCCTCCGCCAGACCCTGGGTGAGCGTGGTCTTGCCAGCCCCCAACCCACCGGTGAGCACCACCAGGTCGCCTGCGGACAACAGCCTGCCCAACCGAGCGCCCCAGGCGCGGGTGTCCTCGGGAGTGACGAGCGGGGGCGAAGCGACGTCAGGCACGGCCTTCTCCACGACGGGCCCTGGCGACCTTGCGACGCTTGGCGAGGTCGGTCACGGTGCGACGGACCCGCGGCTTGCGCGCGACCTTCACGCCCTCGGCGGCAGCTCGCATGCCCCGGTCGATCAGCGCCTCGAACTGCTCGTTCAGCACCTCAGGGTGCTCGAGCATGATGATGTGCCCGGCTTCCTCGATCACCACGTGCTCGGCGCCCGGCACCAGCCGGACGATCTCCTCGCTGTGGTCGGGCGGCGTGAGCACGTCGTGGACTCCGTTGAGCACCAGCACCTCGACGCCGTGGAAGTGCACCAGCGCGTGCCGCTTGTCGTGCCGGTCGAAGGTCGGCAGGAAGTCGGCCATCACGTCGAGCGGGGTCCCGAAGATCATGTCGCCGGTGAGCCGTACGGCTGCAGGCGGGACCGGTGACGCGAAGCTCCAGCGCTCGACGAGGAACTCCTCGATGTCGCGGCCGGCCCGCAGTGCGGTGCGCACCAGACCCGGACGGGCGGACAGCCGGTCGAGCACGCCGGGCCCGAACCGGCCCACCAGCTTGCCGAAGTACTGTCCGAAGCCGAGCGAGACGAGCTGTGCCCCGCCGGCGCTGGTCGCCACGAACGCCGTCGCCACCACCCGGTCGCGCACCAGCTCAGGGTGCTCGCCGGCGAGCGCCATCATCGTCATGCCACCCATCGAGTGACCGATGAGGACGAGCTGCCCGGACGGCGTGGTCTCCTCGATCACGCGGGACAGGTCGCGGCCGAGCTGGTCGATGTCGCACGACGCCTCACTGCCCCGGCCAGACCGTCCGTGCCCGCGCTGGTCCCACGTCACGACGCGGTAGCCGTTGCGCACCAGTGCCTTCCGCTGCAGCACCCAGCTCTCCAGGCTGAGGCAGAACCCGTGCGAGAACACGACCGTCGGCTTGTCCGCGGGCTCACCGGGGCCCGCAGCCGCAGACGGCTCGGGTTCATCGATCTCGACGTGCAGCGGCACTCCGTCGTCCGCGACGACGACGAGCTCCCTGTCGGGCGTGTGGGCGTAGGCGCCCGCGGGTGCCAGCACCGACAGCCGCGCGTGCCGTTCCTTGCTCACCCGTCCGGCGGCGATGCCTGCGGCGGTCGCGGCCCCTGCAGCCGCCAGACCGACGCCGAGCCCGATCAGCCCGCGGTTGGCTGGACTCACGCCGCGCCCTCCCCACCGACATGGACCCGCGGCACCCGCGCCCCCACCCGCGTCACGATCTCGTAGTTGATCGTGTCGATCGCCGCTGCCCAGTCCTGCGCGGTCGGTTCGCCCTGCGCACCGACGCCGAACAGCACGACCTCGTCGCCGGCCAGCGCGGGCGAGTCAGCGCCGAGGTCGAGCACGAACTGGTCCATGCAGACCCGGCCCGCGACGACATACCGACGATCGCCCACCTGCACCGGGCCGACACTGGTGGCGTGCCGCGGCACTCCGTCGCTGTAACCCATCGGCACGAGCCCGAGCTTGGTCGGCTCGGCCGTGGTGTAGACGTGACCGTACGAAACACCTTGTCCGGCAGGCGAATCCTTGACGCT contains the following coding sequences:
- the tsaD gene encoding tRNA (adenosine(37)-N6)-threonylcarbamoyltransferase complex transferase subunit TsaD — encoded protein: MSADQPLVLGLETSCDETGVGIVRGETLLVDAIASSVDEHARFGGVVPEVASRAHLEAMVPTIERATREAGVKLSDLDAIAVTSGPGLAGALMVGVAAAKSLAVALGKPLYGVNHLASHVAVDIVEHGPLPEPTLAMLVSGGHSSLLLVPDVTHDIQSLGSTIDDAAGEAFDKVARVLGLPFPGGPHIDRMAREGDRVAIDFPRGLTTGRDMERHRFDFSFSGLKTAVARWVQAREASGEPVPVADVAASFQEAVTDVLTRKAILACKEHGVSNLQIGGGVAANSRLRAMAQERCDDAGITLRVPRPGLCTDNGAMVASLGAQMVLKGRTPSELGLPADSSMPVTLVQA
- the rimI gene encoding ribosomal protein S18-alanine N-acetyltransferase, producing MSATMTLRDLRWTDVDAVVALETSLFPDDAWTAASVWAELAARPRRSYVVVESSDGELAGYGGVDLGGEVADIMTMAVAPHAQGHGLGRRLLDELVARAVADHAAYLMLEVRADNGPARKLYDSTGFETISVRKRYYQPGDVDAIIMRLKLQEVGR
- the tsaB gene encoding tRNA (adenosine(37)-N6)-threonylcarbamoyltransferase complex dimerization subunit type 1 TsaB → MSRVVLSIDTSTLVSVAVSTGPDWALGGSDDPRGHTETVAPLIHSQLSRLGLTPADVTDVVVGNGPGPFTGLRVGIVTGLVFGHALGIPVHGVCSLDALAQQAVEQVGSGEFVVATDARRKEVYWARYRVDPSRPQEDQALRLTEPAVIRPADLPEGVRSLPTAGQGPTIYPNLFPRPVGVVGVSAGLLGHIAVQRLSQGETLPVEPLYLRRPDALTTAERAKS
- the tsaE gene encoding tRNA (adenosine(37)-N6)-threonylcarbamoyltransferase complex ATPase subunit type 1 TsaE, translating into MPDVASPPLVTPEDTRAWGARLGRLLSAGDLVVLTGGLGAGKTTLTQGLAEGVGVRGPITSPTFVIARVHPSVTGGPALVHVDAYRLGGFAELDDLDLDTSLEESVTVVEWGHGLAEDLADDRLEVTLTGESTRQARVQSHGGRWDGVDLTSLEVPV
- a CDS encoding alpha/beta fold hydrolase, whose amino-acid sequence is MSPANRGLIGLGVGLAAAGAATAAGIAAGRVSKERHARLSVLAPAGAYAHTPDRELVVVADDGVPLHVEIDEPEPSAAAGPGEPADKPTVVFSHGFCLSLESWVLQRKALVRNGYRVVTWDQRGHGRSGRGSEASCDIDQLGRDLSRVIEETTPSGQLVLIGHSMGGMTMMALAGEHPELVRDRVVATAFVATSAGGAQLVSLGFGQYFGKLVGRFGPGVLDRLSARPGLVRTALRAGRDIEEFLVERWSFASPVPPAAVRLTGDMIFGTPLDVMADFLPTFDRHDKRHALVHFHGVEVLVLNGVHDVLTPPDHSEEIVRLVPGAEHVVIEEAGHIIMLEHPEVLNEQFEALIDRGMRAAAEGVKVARKPRVRRTVTDLAKRRKVARARRGEGRA